A stretch of the Haloplanus aerogenes genome encodes the following:
- the thrS gene encoding threonine--tRNA ligase, with product MSEIVVTLPDGSELSVAEGSTVEDVAFEIGPGLGRDTVAGVVDGDLVDKATPLHDGADLVIVTEDSDEYLRVLRHSAAHVFAQALQRLHPGAKLAIGPPTDDGFYYDVTNVDLDSEDLEEIEAEAEEIIADDLDIERVERAREDVLDQYEDNPYKQDILEMEAAGEDPVIIYQQGEFEDLCQGPHVESTGEIGAFKLLNISSAYWRGDEENDTLTRVYGTAFESEAEMEDYLERRREAQERDHRKLGQELDLFSIDETTGPGLPLYHPNGKRVLDELSDFARDMNLDAGYDPVETPHLFRTELWKKSGHYDNYVDDMFLLDVNDEEYGLKPMNCPGHATIFDQKSWSYRDLPVRYFEDGKVYRKEQRGELSGLSRVWAFTIDDGHVFVRPDQIEDEVNLVMDNIFRVFETFGLDAEVALATRPEKSVGSDEIWERAESQLRDVLDSQDIAYEVEEGDGAFYGPKIDFAFEDALGRKWDGPTVQLDFNMPERFDLTYTGEDNEDHRPVMLHRALYGSYERFLMVLIEHFDGKFPLWLSPEQVRILPVSDDNLGYAHRLANELDDFRVEIEDRSWTVGRKIQQAHSDRVPYMLIVGDDEEASGTVSVRDRKERERKDVEREAFADHLRAERDEKRIEPDFLD from the coding sequence ATGAGCGAAATCGTAGTGACGCTTCCCGACGGGTCGGAACTCTCCGTCGCGGAGGGGTCGACGGTCGAGGACGTCGCCTTCGAGATCGGACCGGGTCTCGGGCGCGACACGGTCGCGGGGGTCGTCGACGGCGACCTCGTCGACAAGGCCACGCCCCTCCACGACGGCGCCGACCTCGTCATCGTCACGGAGGACAGCGACGAGTATCTGCGTGTGTTGCGCCACTCCGCGGCACACGTCTTCGCCCAGGCGCTCCAGCGCCTGCATCCCGGGGCCAAACTCGCCATCGGTCCGCCGACCGACGACGGCTTCTACTACGACGTGACGAACGTCGACCTCGACAGCGAGGACCTAGAGGAAATCGAAGCGGAGGCCGAGGAGATCATCGCGGACGACCTCGACATCGAACGGGTCGAACGCGCACGCGAGGACGTACTGGACCAGTACGAAGACAACCCGTACAAGCAGGACATTCTGGAGATGGAGGCGGCGGGCGAAGACCCCGTGATCATCTACCAGCAAGGTGAGTTCGAGGACCTCTGTCAGGGCCCCCACGTCGAATCGACGGGCGAGATCGGCGCGTTCAAACTCCTCAACATCTCCTCCGCCTACTGGCGGGGCGACGAGGAGAACGACACGCTCACGCGCGTCTACGGCACGGCCTTCGAGAGCGAGGCGGAGATGGAAGACTACCTCGAACGCCGACGCGAGGCCCAGGAGCGCGACCACCGGAAACTCGGACAAGAACTCGACTTATTCTCCATCGACGAGACGACGGGACCGGGTCTGCCGCTCTACCACCCCAACGGCAAGCGCGTCCTCGACGAACTCTCGGACTTCGCGCGCGATATGAACCTTGACGCCGGCTACGACCCCGTCGAGACACCCCACCTGTTCCGGACGGAACTCTGGAAGAAGTCGGGCCACTACGACAACTACGTCGACGACATGTTCCTCCTCGACGTGAACGACGAGGAGTACGGCCTGAAGCCGATGAACTGCCCGGGCCACGCGACCATCTTCGACCAGAAGTCGTGGTCCTACCGCGACCTCCCCGTCCGCTACTTCGAGGACGGCAAGGTGTACCGGAAGGAACAGCGCGGCGAACTGTCGGGGCTCTCGCGGGTGTGGGCGTTCACCATCGACGACGGCCACGTGTTCGTCCGCCCCGATCAGATCGAAGACGAGGTGAACCTCGTCATGGACAACATCTTCCGGGTGTTCGAGACGTTCGGCCTCGACGCGGAAGTCGCGCTGGCGACCCGCCCGGAGAAGTCGGTCGGGAGCGACGAAATCTGGGAGCGTGCCGAGTCACAGCTTCGGGACGTGCTCGATTCCCAGGACATCGCGTACGAGGTGGAGGAGGGCGACGGCGCCTTCTACGGCCCCAAAATCGACTTCGCGTTCGAGGACGCCCTCGGTCGGAAGTGGGACGGACCGACGGTGCAACTCGACTTCAACATGCCCGAGCGGTTCGACCTCACCTACACCGGCGAAGACAACGAGGACCACCGCCCGGTCATGCTCCACCGCGCGCTCTACGGCAGTTACGAGCGCTTCCTGATGGTGCTCATCGAGCATTTCGACGGGAAGTTCCCGCTCTGGCTGTCGCCCGAACAGGTGCGCATCCTCCCCGTCAGCGACGACAACCTCGGCTACGCCCACCGCCTCGCGAACGAACTCGACGACTTCCGGGTCGAAATCGAGGACCGGTCGTGGACCGTCGGCCGCAAGATTCAGCAGGCCCACAGCGACCGCGTGCCCTACATGCTCATCGTCGGTGACGACGAGGAGGCGAGCGGCACCGTCTCGGTGCGGGATCGGAAAGAGCGAGAACGGAAGGACGTGGAGCGCGAGGCGTTCGCCGATCACCTGCGGGCCGAACGCGACGAGAAGCGGATCGAACCGGACTTCCTCGATTAA
- a CDS encoding response regulator, which translates to MTRTASPLSILHVDDDAALGDLVKTYLERDDSVDCTVTTTTSTDDALARLRADETDFDCVVSDYRMPGTDGIAFLHAVRETHPSLPFLLFSGEETGDVAAEIVHAGVTDYLRKGYGTDQYTMLVRRIEHAVDADGQFDPHAETAVDAIGIVGSDERFDRVDTGYAALYDYDPDEVEGKHWTDLHPEDEVEHIRTHVLPVVQQGGKWTGQSTGLRADGSTFTESKMVTALDDDRLLISVSEVSTADPDE; encoded by the coding sequence GTGACGCGGACAGCTTCACCTCTCTCGATTCTCCACGTCGACGACGACGCTGCGCTCGGTGACCTCGTGAAGACGTATCTCGAACGCGACGACTCCGTCGACTGTACCGTGACGACGACCACCTCGACTGACGACGCGCTCGCTCGCCTCCGGGCTGACGAGACCGACTTCGACTGCGTCGTCAGCGATTACCGGATGCCCGGCACCGACGGCATCGCGTTTCTGCACGCCGTCCGGGAGACTCACCCGAGCCTCCCCTTCCTCCTTTTCTCGGGCGAGGAGACTGGCGACGTGGCGGCCGAAATCGTCCACGCCGGCGTGACGGACTACCTCCGGAAGGGCTACGGCACCGACCAGTACACCATGCTCGTCCGCCGGATCGAACACGCCGTCGACGCGGACGGCCAGTTCGATCCGCACGCGGAGACGGCAGTCGACGCGATTGGTATCGTCGGGTCGGACGAGCGATTCGACCGCGTCGACACCGGCTACGCCGCTCTCTACGACTACGATCCCGACGAAGTGGAAGGGAAACACTGGACCGACCTCCACCCCGAGGACGAGGTGGAACACATTCGGACCCACGTGTTACCGGTCGTCCAGCAGGGTGGCAAGTGGACGGGACAGAGTACCGGCCTCCGCGCCGACGGGAGTACGTTCACCGAGTCGAAGATGGTCACGGCGCTCGACGACGACCGCCTCCTCATCTCCGTCTCCGAGGTGTCGACCGCCGATCCCGACGAGTGA
- a CDS encoding DUF2182 domain-containing protein translates to MTGHSWPVIGGWRRVRETHLVVLAVYLIALLAWLWMIRRWLPMPGSGGMAMDMTAPGVPEAMATGAGPAGWALYLLMWGVMMVAMMYPSSVPLVRMYHQTLTGRSRGERLLRVGAFLGGYTLLWTAVGIVPLTVNVVVPVAAVAESTPLFGGTLVLLAAYQLSPYKDRCLDHCRTPLGFLMTHSRPGVRGAARMGLDHGKFCLGCCWALFAFMVVVGTMNLVWMALITLVLSVERTVAWGDRLARGVGVVAGVVGAGILVAAMLGGV, encoded by the coding sequence ATGACGGGGCATTCGTGGCCCGTAATCGGCGGCTGGCGGCGGGTCCGGGAGACGCATCTCGTCGTCCTCGCGGTGTACCTGATCGCCCTGCTCGCGTGGCTCTGGATGATCCGTCGGTGGCTCCCGATGCCAGGTTCGGGAGGGATGGCGATGGACATGACCGCGCCGGGCGTCCCCGAAGCGATGGCGACCGGCGCCGGCCCCGCCGGCTGGGCGCTCTACCTCCTGATGTGGGGGGTGATGATGGTCGCGATGATGTATCCGTCCTCCGTCCCGCTGGTGCGGATGTACCACCAGACGCTGACCGGTCGGTCGCGCGGCGAGCGCTTGCTCCGCGTCGGCGCCTTCCTCGGTGGCTACACGCTCCTCTGGACGGCAGTCGGCATCGTCCCGCTGACCGTGAACGTCGTCGTCCCCGTCGCGGCGGTGGCGGAGTCGACGCCCCTGTTCGGGGGGACGCTCGTCCTGCTCGCGGCCTATCAGCTCTCGCCGTACAAGGATCGCTGTCTCGACCACTGCCGGACGCCACTGGGCTTTCTCATGACTCACAGCCGCCCCGGGGTTCGTGGGGCGGCGCGGATGGGTCTGGACCACGGCAAATTCTGTCTCGGCTGTTGCTGGGCGCTCTTTGCCTTCATGGTGGTCGTCGGGACGATGAATCTGGTCTGGATGGCCCTCATCACCCTCGTCCTCTCCGTCGAGCGGACGGTGGCGTGGGGCGACCGCCTCGCGCGAGGCGTCGGCGTCGTCGCCGGCGTCGTGGGTGCCGGGATTCTGGTCGCGGCGATGCTGGGTGGCGTGTAG
- a CDS encoding DUF1326 domain-containing protein, producing MTAHWELSGEYAEACNCDVACQCIWLEPADDDGCTAALAWHVTDGQYGDIDLGGRKVAMLIVADEGVMFDPSTQWDVVLVVDEEATDEERAAIEDIYLGRAGGIWAPVADGHFRSTEVVTAPIEFERNGKTTTATVGDDVSMEVVEKAGFNEETGTISPHPLTSSLTMKTAKSTHATVAYDDRYDWDLGGNNAYVCDFELTNA from the coding sequence ATGACGGCACACTGGGAACTTTCGGGGGAGTACGCGGAGGCGTGTAACTGCGACGTGGCCTGTCAGTGTATCTGGCTGGAACCGGCCGACGACGACGGCTGCACGGCCGCGTTGGCGTGGCACGTGACCGACGGACAGTACGGCGATATCGACCTCGGCGGTCGCAAGGTGGCGATGCTGATCGTCGCGGACGAGGGAGTCATGTTCGACCCGTCGACGCAGTGGGACGTGGTCCTCGTCGTCGACGAGGAGGCGACCGACGAGGAACGAGCCGCCATCGAAGACATCTACCTCGGCCGGGCGGGTGGTATCTGGGCACCCGTGGCGGACGGTCATTTCCGGTCGACCGAGGTCGTCACCGCACCCATCGAGTTCGAGCGGAACGGGAAGACGACGACCGCTACCGTCGGCGACGACGTGTCGATGGAGGTCGTTGAGAAAGCCGGCTTCAACGAGGAGACCGGCACTATCTCACCGCACCCGCTCACGTCGAGTCTGACGATGAAGACCGCCAAGTCGACGCACGCGACCGTCGCGTACGACGACCGGTACGACTGGGATCTCGGGGGGAACAACGCCTACGTCTGTGATTTCGAGCTGACGAACGCCTGA
- a CDS encoding plastocyanin/azurin family copper-binding protein, giving the protein MVRNATNRSTRRGFLRTVGGATAGLFAAGPVTAQSGGGETHTVTMATDRGSFYYDPVGLHVEPGDTVEWVNESGQHSATAYTQNNPRYDGSRRIPEAAESWDSGVFEEQGATFSYTFEEPGTYDYYCIPHKTLGMVGRIVCGSPGGPAEESALPESDTPRGVMPPSDTIVEEGSLEWPYVPTTNHGGPPMLFWSSVGVVGLTSAYLFSVYDRSSGRYEELDLPDDE; this is encoded by the coding sequence ATGGTTCGGAACGCTACGAATCGGTCGACGCGCCGTGGGTTCCTGCGGACCGTCGGCGGGGCGACGGCAGGGCTGTTCGCCGCCGGTCCCGTCACCGCCCAGAGCGGCGGTGGGGAGACGCACACGGTGACGATGGCCACGGACCGGGGCTCGTTCTACTACGACCCCGTCGGCCTGCACGTCGAACCCGGCGACACCGTCGAGTGGGTCAACGAGAGCGGCCAGCACTCCGCGACGGCGTACACGCAGAACAACCCCCGATACGACGGGAGTCGGCGCATTCCGGAAGCCGCCGAGTCCTGGGACAGCGGCGTCTTCGAGGAACAGGGCGCAACCTTCTCTTACACCTTCGAGGAGCCGGGCACGTACGACTACTACTGCATCCCGCACAAGACGCTGGGGATGGTCGGGCGCATCGTCTGCGGGTCGCCCGGCGGCCCCGCCGAGGAGAGCGCGCTCCCCGAGTCGGACACCCCTCGCGGCGTCATGCCTCCCTCGGACACCATCGTCGAGGAGGGGAGCCTCGAGTGGCCGTACGTCCCCACCACGAACCACGGCGGCCCGCCGATGCTGTTCTGGAGTAGCGTCGGCGTCGTCGGCCTCACGAGCGCCTACCTGTTCTCGGTGTACGACCGGTCCTCCGGCCGGTACGAGGAGTTGGACCTGCCGGACGACGAATAG
- a CDS encoding glutaredoxin family protein gives MTSVSDPDAEPAHVVVYTREGCHLCDDAIETIERVADSVSRSVEIETVDVDTDPDLRERYGERVPYVTVDGRPKFKYRVDADDLRATLTA, from the coding sequence GTGACTTCGGTATCCGATCCCGACGCCGAACCGGCCCACGTCGTCGTCTACACGCGCGAGGGCTGTCATCTCTGTGACGACGCCATCGAGACCATCGAACGGGTCGCCGACTCGGTTTCCCGATCGGTCGAGATAGAGACGGTCGACGTCGACACCGACCCCGACCTGCGGGAGCGATACGGCGAGCGCGTGCCCTACGTCACGGTCGACGGCCGCCCGAAGTTCAAGTATCGTGTCGACGCCGACGACCTCCGGGCGACCCTGACGGCGTAG
- a CDS encoding cytochrome b encodes MADDTQSTDARTDGGVERYEHSRLYRWLDARLDLDDDAFGKAFPDDRYGSFLLGEVALFSFVILAATGTFLGLMYTPVTSEVVYQGQVAKYAGQSVPGAFASVLRISYDVRFGMFVRMAHHWAAYLFVAAMGLHMFRVFFTGAYRNPREPNWLVGSGLLLLALGEGYFGYALPYDDFSQTATTIGFQMTSSIPVVGTMLKNLIFGGDFPANATYILPRFFFYHVFLLPAIIMGLIGLHMFFLLRQKHTEHPESSRDSSPVGPDPDDESVVVGVPMWPNQVAMSIIVFCFTTSIISFLAALFPVQRVAIIGPASPLTQPSGVRPDWFFMWVFGALKMTPNIFFGYGRFIGGVLFPGVVIGVMALWVFIDRHEEPVHFTANPLDRPMPTAVGVAAISTIIVLSIAGMDTFVAETLGMSADAIFPYMLGMTLLVPPAEGLIVYYALKRRLARKGEVA; translated from the coding sequence ATGGCTGACGACACCCAATCGACGGACGCCCGCACCGACGGTGGCGTCGAGCGCTACGAACACAGCCGACTCTACCGCTGGCTCGACGCCCGTCTCGACCTCGACGACGACGCGTTCGGGAAGGCGTTCCCCGACGACCGCTACGGCTCGTTCCTGCTCGGCGAGGTGGCGCTGTTCTCCTTCGTCATCCTCGCCGCCACGGGCACGTTCCTCGGGCTGATGTACACGCCCGTCACCTCCGAAGTCGTCTATCAGGGACAGGTCGCGAAGTACGCGGGGCAGTCGGTGCCCGGCGCGTTCGCGAGCGTCCTGCGCATCTCCTACGACGTGCGCTTCGGGATGTTCGTCCGGATGGCCCACCACTGGGCGGCCTATCTGTTCGTCGCCGCCATGGGCCTGCACATGTTCCGCGTGTTCTTCACCGGCGCCTACCGCAACCCGCGCGAGCCGAACTGGCTCGTCGGCAGCGGACTGCTCTTGCTCGCGCTCGGCGAGGGCTACTTCGGCTACGCGCTCCCGTACGACGACTTCAGTCAGACGGCGACCACCATCGGGTTCCAGATGACCTCCTCCATCCCGGTCGTGGGTACGATGCTGAAGAACCTCATCTTCGGCGGCGACTTCCCCGCCAACGCGACGTATATCCTTCCCAGATTCTTCTTCTATCACGTCTTCCTGCTCCCGGCGATCATCATGGGGCTGATCGGCCTGCACATGTTCTTCCTGCTCCGACAGAAGCACACGGAGCACCCGGAGAGTTCGCGTGATAGCTCGCCCGTCGGGCCCGACCCCGACGACGAGAGCGTGGTCGTCGGCGTGCCCATGTGGCCCAACCAGGTCGCGATGTCGATCATCGTCTTCTGCTTTACCACCTCGATCATCTCCTTCCTCGCGGCGCTGTTCCCGGTTCAACGGGTGGCCATCATCGGCCCCGCGTCGCCGCTCACCCAGCCGTCGGGCGTCCGTCCCGACTGGTTCTTCATGTGGGTGTTCGGCGCGCTGAAGATGACGCCCAACATCTTCTTCGGCTACGGGCGGTTCATCGGCGGCGTGCTCTTCCCCGGCGTCGTCATCGGCGTGATGGCGCTCTGGGTGTTCATCGACCGCCACGAGGAGCCGGTCCATTTCACCGCCAACCCGCTCGACCGGCCCATGCCGACGGCCGTCGGCGTCGCCGCCATCTCCACGATCATCGTCCTCTCCATCGCGGGGATGGACACGTTCGTCGCGGAGACGCTCGGGATGAGCGCCGACGCCATCTTCCCGTACATGCTCGGGATGACGCTGCTCGTCCCGCCGGCGGAAGGACTGATCGTCTACTACGCGCTCAAGCGGCGGCTGGCGCGGAAGGGCGAGGTGGCCTGA
- a CDS encoding QcrA and Rieske domain-containing protein has translation MTTDDIPDDAVSLDETDHDISVTTRRNVAKILGVIGGGAAIGAVSINYITGLADAGLAGGEDLTYENIYVEGTHLVDQEGNRIAADQLEQGSGETLTVLPEKEGGGALEKKKATTLLVRFGPDDFEEPTHLDWTANGYVAYSMVCTHEECLVSGRAEENLYCPCHGTSYDPLRGAEVVGGPAPSALPQLPIGISDEGELLLATGPFEGPIGASH, from the coding sequence ATGACTACCGACGATATCCCCGACGACGCTGTATCGCTCGACGAGACGGACCACGACATCTCGGTGACGACCCGCCGGAACGTCGCCAAAATTCTCGGCGTGATCGGTGGCGGGGCCGCCATCGGTGCCGTCTCCATCAACTACATCACGGGGCTGGCCGACGCCGGCCTCGCCGGCGGCGAGGACCTCACCTACGAGAACATCTACGTCGAAGGGACCCACCTCGTCGATCAGGAGGGGAACCGCATCGCCGCCGACCAGCTCGAACAGGGCAGCGGCGAGACCCTCACCGTCCTCCCCGAGAAGGAGGGCGGCGGTGCCCTCGAAAAGAAGAAGGCGACGACCCTGCTCGTCCGCTTCGGCCCCGACGACTTCGAGGAGCCGACGCACCTCGACTGGACGGCGAACGGCTACGTCGCGTACTCGATGGTCTGTACCCACGAGGAGTGTCTGGTGTCGGGGCGGGCCGAGGAGAACCTCTACTGCCCCTGTCACGGCACCTCCTACGACCCACTCCGGGGCGCCGAGGTCGTCGGCGGGCCCGCGCCCAGCGCGCTCCCGCAGCTTCCCATCGGCATCAGCGACGAGGGCGAACTTCTGCTCGCAACCGGCCCCTTCGAAGGACCCATCGGAGCCTCTCACTGA
- a CDS encoding DHH family phosphoesterase encodes MSNAATVSTMSSYAILGCGSVGHAVAEDLADEGKSVLILDRDESRVEALRDQDLDARRTDIRDDEVADLVADRDVILILASDVEANKAAVSTIRERGGDQFIIVRASDPVSEDELTEAGADVVITPSQVIAESALRALETGELEYKAQQLADLLRSAGGRLAILTHDNPDPDSIASAVALQAIADAHDVEADILYHGDIGHQENRAFVNLLGIELLPLSEVESLDNYALVALVDHMKSGDIGLDTGVDIFIDHYEPESDYDADFMDVRPNVSSTSTILTKYIQEFDLSPDEAVATALLYGIRAETLDFKRDTTPADLTAAAYLYPFANHDTLEQVESPSMSPETLDVLAEAIQNRQVQGSHLVSNAGFIRDRDALAQAAQHLLNLEGITTTAVFGIADDTIYLAARSKDIRINIGNVLEDAYGAIGETGGHSTQGSVEIPLGLFTGIEASEDNRDTLLSLAEEAVRKKLFDAMGVESSAAEGNGS; translated from the coding sequence ATGAGCAACGCGGCTACGGTCTCGACGATGTCGTCGTACGCGATCCTCGGCTGTGGGAGCGTCGGCCACGCCGTCGCCGAGGACCTCGCGGACGAGGGCAAGAGCGTGCTGATCCTCGACCGGGACGAGAGCCGCGTCGAAGCGCTCCGCGATCAGGACCTCGACGCCCGACGCACGGACATCCGAGACGACGAGGTGGCCGACCTCGTGGCCGACCGCGACGTGATCCTCATCCTCGCCTCCGACGTGGAGGCGAACAAGGCGGCCGTCTCCACCATCCGCGAACGCGGCGGCGACCAGTTCATCATCGTCCGGGCCTCCGATCCCGTCTCCGAGGACGAACTCACCGAGGCGGGCGCGGACGTGGTCATCACCCCCTCGCAGGTCATCGCGGAGTCCGCCCTCCGCGCGCTGGAGACGGGCGAACTGGAGTACAAGGCCCAGCAACTGGCCGACCTCCTGCGGTCCGCCGGCGGCCGTCTCGCCATCCTCACCCACGACAACCCCGACCCGGACTCCATCGCCAGTGCGGTGGCGCTGCAGGCCATCGCCGACGCCCACGACGTCGAGGCTGACATCCTCTACCACGGCGACATCGGCCATCAGGAGAACCGGGCGTTCGTCAACCTCCTCGGCATCGAACTCCTGCCGTTGTCGGAGGTGGAGTCACTGGACAACTACGCGCTCGTCGCGCTGGTCGATCACATGAAGTCGGGCGATATCGGCCTCGACACCGGCGTCGACATCTTCATCGACCACTACGAACCCGAATCCGACTACGACGCCGACTTCATGGACGTGCGGCCGAACGTCTCCTCGACCTCGACCATCCTCACGAAGTACATCCAGGAGTTCGACCTCTCGCCGGACGAGGCAGTGGCGACGGCGTTGCTGTACGGCATCCGGGCCGAGACGCTCGATTTCAAGCGCGACACGACGCCCGCGGACCTGACCGCGGCGGCGTATCTCTACCCCTTCGCCAACCACGATACGCTGGAACAGGTGGAGTCGCCGTCGATGTCGCCGGAGACGCTCGACGTCCTCGCCGAGGCGATCCAGAACCGACAGGTACAGGGGAGCCACCTCGTCTCGAACGCGGGCTTCATCCGCGACCGCGACGCGCTGGCACAGGCCGCCCAGCATCTCCTGAATCTGGAGGGTATCACAACCACCGCCGTCTTCGGCATCGCCGACGACACCATCTATCTCGCCGCGCGGTCGAAGGACATCCGCATCAACATCGGCAACGTACTGGAGGACGCCTACGGCGCCATCGGCGAGACGGGAGGTCACTCGACGCAGGGGAGCGTCGAGATTCCGCTCGGCCTCTTTACGGGTATCGAGGCGAGCGAGGACAACCGCGACACCCTCCTGTCGCTGGCCGAGGAGGCCGTCCGCAAGAAACTGTTCGACGCGATGGGCGTCGAGAGTAGCGCGGCAGAAGGAAACGGAAGTTAG
- a CDS encoding PRC-barrel domain-containing protein: protein MDGTPQEITTLVGREVYSNNGVFVGEVEDVRLNLNQQAVTGLALGELSQELFAGRIESGKGVMIPYRWVRAVGDVILINDVVERLEDTDEDEEVVA, encoded by the coding sequence ATGGACGGCACGCCACAGGAGATTACGACGCTCGTCGGCCGCGAGGTGTACTCGAACAACGGGGTCTTCGTCGGAGAAGTCGAGGACGTACGACTGAATCTGAACCAGCAGGCAGTCACCGGACTCGCGCTTGGCGAACTCAGTCAGGAACTGTTCGCCGGGCGCATCGAGTCCGGCAAAGGTGTGATGATTCCCTACCGCTGGGTCCGGGCCGTCGGTGACGTGATCCTCATCAACGACGTGGTCGAGCGCCTCGAAGATACGGACGAGGACGAAGAAGTCGTCGCCTAA
- a CDS encoding DUF7344 domain-containing protein, whose protein sequence is MWTHAADDAFRALADEKRRLVVRYLVNDDEGVASYEEVIDYVASRCSVGSERASIALRHSILPTLAETDLLRYDHDAERIRYRPNELVEDALRVVDGA, encoded by the coding sequence ATGTGGACTCATGCTGCTGACGACGCCTTCCGGGCGCTGGCCGACGAAAAGCGGCGGCTAGTCGTTCGATATCTGGTGAACGACGACGAGGGGGTCGCATCCTACGAGGAAGTGATCGACTACGTCGCGTCCCGCTGCTCGGTGGGTTCCGAGCGAGCGAGCATCGCTCTCAGGCACTCGATTTTGCCGACGCTGGCGGAGACGGATCTGCTTCGATACGATCACGACGCCGAGCGAATCCGGTATCGGCCGAACGAACTGGTCGAGGACGCGCTACGCGTCGTCGACGGCGCGTAG